A window of Romeriopsis navalis LEGE 11480 contains these coding sequences:
- a CDS encoding acyltransferase family protein, with translation MKQSRLFYLDALRGIAAVIVVLVHYFAAFYPYSVFGSAGGQQHQTWEKLFFFPPFGLLLNGHLAVCLFFILSGFLLSYRYIGASGKHTDILVAMVKRPIRLAGLALFSILLSASLWRNGLYFNHTLVGVNISSDWFNQFWQGEFSLLKLLHTATISLFRNGYLYNPPLWTIRIELYGSFMSLLFLLFFKNSKYLVALLFTLVVVFHNSLYQGFWLGMLIATGLKHGVLDAWPQTQKTWVNHWAMGSLTALLVYLSSYPHYAKFGFLSRTIYAYLPDDNGFGGGYPMLTALLLFLLLCLNRQVQNLLNQKYLLFIGRISYGVYIIHFLILGSLSSWFFLQLNQYYTHEFSFLITLILGFSLSILSAYFATTYIDIPCIKLANYVGQRARLQIESMCIALPKVWGRRITEKPIQTDT, from the coding sequence ACCTTGATGCGTTGAGGGGGATTGCGGCTGTTATTGTTGTTTTAGTACATTACTTCGCAGCATTCTATCCATATTCAGTATTTGGATCGGCTGGTGGTCAGCAGCATCAGACATGGGAAAAGCTCTTCTTCTTTCCACCATTTGGATTGCTGCTTAACGGCCATCTTGCTGTTTGCCTATTCTTTATTTTAAGCGGATTTTTACTAAGTTACCGATACATTGGTGCATCTGGCAAGCATACTGATATTTTAGTTGCAATGGTCAAGCGCCCTATTCGTCTGGCAGGCTTGGCTCTATTCAGTATTTTGCTGAGTGCTAGCTTATGGCGCAACGGCTTATATTTTAATCACACGCTTGTTGGCGTAAATATATCCAGTGACTGGTTTAATCAATTTTGGCAAGGTGAGTTTAGTCTTCTAAAACTACTTCATACCGCGACAATTTCTTTATTCCGAAATGGCTACCTTTACAATCCCCCGTTGTGGACGATTAGGATCGAGCTATACGGGTCTTTTATGTCACTACTATTTCTACTATTTTTCAAGAATTCCAAATATCTCGTTGCGCTGCTATTTACCCTCGTAGTTGTTTTTCACAATAGTCTCTATCAGGGATTTTGGCTGGGTATGCTCATTGCTACTGGCTTAAAGCATGGTGTATTAGACGCTTGGCCTCAAACTCAGAAGACTTGGGTGAATCATTGGGCGATGGGTAGCTTAACTGCGCTCCTAGTCTATCTGTCATCCTATCCGCACTATGCCAAGTTTGGCTTCTTGAGCCGGACAATTTATGCTTATCTCCCAGATGATAATGGGTTTGGCGGTGGCTATCCCATGCTCACGGCATTATTGCTATTTTTACTGCTCTGTCTAAATCGCCAAGTCCAGAATTTGCTTAATCAAAAATATTTGCTGTTTATTGGTCGAATATCCTATGGCGTGTACATCATTCATTTTCTAATTCTTGGCTCATTATCATCTTGGTTTTTTCTACAGCTAAATCAGTATTACACCCATGAATTCTCATTTTTAATCACGCTAATTTTGGGCTTTAGCTTAAGCATTTTAAGTGCCTACTTTGCAACCACATATATTGATATACCATGCATCAAGCTAGCAAATTATGTAGGTCAGCGAGCTCGTTTACAGATTGAGAGTATGTGCATCGCACTACCAAAGGTATGGGGAAGAAGAATTACTGAAAAGCCAATCCAGACAGATACTTAG